A single genomic interval of Lewinellaceae bacterium harbors:
- the cybH gene encoding Ni/Fe-hydrogenase, b-type cytochrome subunit has translation MKNKVLRRVYVWERPVRFYHWLNALAIVVLCITGYLIGSPIAIQSNAEASFSYWFGIVRFLHFLAAYIFFYNFIFRIYWGFVGNKYANWKNFVPITKKYFKEMWDVIRIDILLKRNREHLSVGHNALAGFIYFMTFIAFAIQCITGGGLYAGMSDAWLPSLFAWVPGVFGNDQTLRMVHHITMWFFIVFAIIHIYLVFFHDFVEGRGEMSSMGGGWKFIEEEVFENQHNA, from the coding sequence ATGAAAAATAAAGTTTTAAGACGTGTTTACGTCTGGGAACGCCCGGTGCGTTTCTACCATTGGTTGAATGCGTTGGCCATCGTGGTGCTGTGCATCACCGGTTATCTGATTGGCTCACCAATCGCCATACAATCGAATGCAGAAGCATCATTCAGTTATTGGTTTGGAATCGTACGGTTTTTGCATTTTCTGGCCGCCTACATCTTCTTTTATAATTTCATTTTCCGGATTTATTGGGGTTTCGTGGGTAACAAGTACGCCAACTGGAAAAACTTCGTCCCTATCACGAAAAAGTATTTTAAGGAAATGTGGGATGTCATCCGGATTGACATTTTATTAAAAAGAAACCGCGAACACCTGTCGGTAGGCCACAATGCCCTCGCTGGATTCATTTATTTCATGACTTTCATAGCATTTGCCATCCAGTGTATTACGGGTGGAGGGCTCTATGCCGGGATGAGTGATGCCTGGTTGCCTTCGTTGTTTGCCTGGGTACCTGGTGTTTTTGGTAATGACCAAACGCTGCGCATGGTACATCACATCACCATGTGGTTTTTCATCGTCTTCGCCATCATCCACATCTATCTGGTGTTTTTCCATGATTTTGTGGAAGGCAGAGGTGAAATGTCATCCATGGGTGGTGGCTGGAAATTCATTGAAGAAGAAGTTTTTGAAAACCAACATAACGCCTGA
- a CDS encoding hydrogenase maturation protease, with product MGDEGLGVHFVKALQDQEWPDDVDILDGGTGGFVLMNQIESYEQVIMIDATMDENPPGTIRLIKPRFVKDFPQAMSTHEIGLKDVIQSMQLLGSLPTIHLFTVSISMVQPLTVELSGPIQDVMQELSRKVRQLVFQLIPTEVI from the coding sequence ATGGGTGATGAAGGCCTGGGCGTCCATTTTGTTAAGGCATTACAAGATCAGGAATGGCCTGATGATGTCGATATACTGGATGGAGGTACCGGCGGATTTGTGCTGATGAACCAGATCGAATCGTACGAACAGGTGATCATGATCGATGCCACGATGGACGAAAATCCTCCCGGTACCATACGTCTGATCAAACCAAGATTCGTAAAGGACTTCCCGCAAGCTATGAGCACCCATGAGATCGGTCTGAAAGATGTCATCCAAAGTATGCAACTGCTGGGATCTCTGCCCACCATTCATCTGTTTACCGTTTCGATTTCAATGGTACAACCATTGACGGTGGAGTTATCCGGCCCGATCCAGGATGTTATGCAGGAATTGTCGCGAAAGGTACGCCAATTGGTATTTCAACTAATACCTACGGAAGTGATCTGA
- a CDS encoding hydrogenase maturation nickel metallochaperone HypA: protein MHELSIVMSILDIANDTVKAHNAQGVESIELDIGEIAGIEMPALEFAWEAAVPGTVLQKAERQINHIPGRGRCLECGSTFPMSNLYTPCPGCNSYFTDVIAGKELKIKSLTLATAED, encoded by the coding sequence ATGCATGAGCTTTCAATCGTGATGAGTATTTTGGATATTGCCAACGATACGGTGAAGGCTCATAATGCACAGGGTGTCGAATCCATTGAATTGGATATCGGAGAAATAGCGGGTATAGAGATGCCTGCATTGGAATTTGCCTGGGAAGCTGCCGTGCCGGGTACGGTATTACAGAAAGCAGAAAGACAGATCAATCACATACCCGGTAGGGGGAGATGTCTGGAATGCGGATCCACTTTTCCCATGTCAAATTTATACACACCCTGTCCCGGATGCAACAGCTACTTCACGGATGTGATCGCTGGTAAGGAATTAAAGATCAAATCATTAACCCTGGCTACGGCCGAAGACTAA
- the hypB gene encoding hydrogenase nickel incorporation protein HypB has translation MCSTCGCGDTDGITITLFNSGGNLKAIDLPAMKTMGPVPFATATEHHHHGHHHHHDHGSHHHETGHIHSHGDHGHPHVHFTSPKTVVDLEVDILQQNQLLAERNRGYFLAKSILALNLVSSPGSGKTSLLERTLTDLKGKMDCAVIEGDQQSSQDASRIAATSAPVVQINTGKGCHLDADMVSKALQQLKPANNSLLFIENVGNLVCPALFDLGEAKRVVIISVTEGDDKPIKYPDMFHSAQLCIINKIDLLPYVQFDVNKAKDYALQVNHHLKFLELSATTGQGMDQWYQWLEEEMSRIG, from the coding sequence ATGTGTTCAACTTGTGGATGTGGTGATACGGATGGCATCACAATTACCTTATTTAATTCCGGAGGAAACCTGAAAGCAATTGATCTGCCTGCCATGAAAACCATGGGACCGGTTCCCTTTGCTACTGCCACTGAACATCACCACCACGGACACCATCACCATCATGATCACGGCTCCCACCATCATGAAACAGGGCACATACACAGCCATGGAGATCATGGCCATCCGCATGTGCATTTCACCAGCCCGAAAACAGTGGTCGATCTCGAAGTGGACATTTTACAGCAAAATCAATTACTCGCAGAACGCAACCGCGGGTACTTCCTGGCCAAGTCTATTCTGGCCCTGAACCTGGTCAGTTCTCCCGGATCGGGTAAGACCAGCCTGCTGGAGCGAACACTCACAGACCTGAAGGGTAAAATGGACTGTGCCGTGATCGAAGGGGATCAGCAATCTTCGCAGGATGCCAGCCGGATCGCTGCTACCAGTGCCCCGGTGGTTCAGATAAACACCGGGAAAGGATGTCATCTGGACGCGGACATGGTTTCGAAAGCACTGCAACAACTTAAACCAGCTAACAACAGTTTATTATTCATTGAAAACGTGGGTAACCTGGTTTGTCCGGCATTGTTTGATTTGGGAGAAGCAAAGCGCGTCGTCATTATCAGTGTGACGGAGGGTGATGATAAACCCATCAAATACCCGGATATGTTTCACAGCGCGCAACTTTGCATTATCAATAAGATTGACTTATTGCCCTATGTTCAGTTTGACGTGAATAAAGCAAAGGACTATGCCCTGCAAGTCAATCATCATCTCAAATTCCTGGAGCTTTCAGCAACAACCGGACAGGGCATGGACCAATGGTATCAATGGCTGGAAGAGGAGATGAGCCGGATCGGTTGA
- a CDS encoding glycosyl hydrolase, producing the protein MKERMILMTALVMILAVTPDWAQRKSKKQEPAPAPEVAVKMVDAKEYSGMTFRNIGPFRGGRAVAVCGVVQDPYTFYFGSTGGGVWKTENGGETWKNITDGYLKTGSIGAIDVSRSDPNVVVVGTGEGPVRGVMTSHGDGVYISTDGGATWANRGLDRVRQIPKVRIHPQDPNIIYVAAQGSPYEPTPDRGVYRTKDGGKSWEKVLFVNDSAGVCDLSMDMTNPRVLYAAFWHHQRLPWKMVSGGQYSSIWKTTDGGDTWTKLTKGLPKSIMGKIGVSVSAADPQRVYAVIESEEGGLYRSDDAGNSWTRINKDRILQARSWYYMHVFADPHDANRVVVLNAPYLLSEDGGKTFRTVPTPHGDNHDLWVHPLDPNIQINSNDGGANISYNRGLTWSTQGNQPTAQFYRINADNRFPYYVYGGQQDNTSVCIPSRSDRGGISNDEFYPVGGCESAYCAFDPDNPRFVYAGCYQGIISETDTELKISKDIMAYPYLGLGSKPSDVKYRFNWNAPILVSQHDPKVIYHGGNQVLKSSDRGTTWNEISPDLTRNDPNKLDFGGGPITNEGAGGEVYQAVYYLAESPFDANELWAGSDDGLVHMTRDGGQNWADVTPPGLMEGQINSLEVSPNTPGKVYVIYNRYKFNDFKPHIYITTDFGKTWTDHVQGIAPEAHVRVVREDPVRKDLLFAGTETGMYISINGGMQWDSFQLNLPIVPITDLMIHHGDLLVATQGRAFWILDDLTPLREMQPKSAGQVALLAPRDPILYGGPRRESLTMGTNPDYGLALYYQVNEKLDSSDIKIRILDDHGKVLNGQPLGDNKKSLDKMPGLHKYVWDMHVQDKPEVKGVLTLGGRGGHLVTPGKYTVRVVVGKDSIDQTFMVDADPRLEITDPAAYQEKRKLLDQLDAGARALNDEVNTLTAVKQQLEDFVKRPGLDTSLKKACKDVITSIEDVDKTLVQRKQQTFQDVINFPNQLDAELKHIEGLIEDGYLPVTNGQKMRVHDVMDKWDKAEMQINELYKKVSDLNQMIQEAAVPVIQVDRKGKT; encoded by the coding sequence ATGAAAGAACGGATGATTCTCATGACTGCCCTGGTCATGATCTTAGCTGTGACGCCAGACTGGGCGCAGCGAAAAAGCAAAAAACAGGAACCTGCACCTGCGCCAGAAGTGGCGGTAAAGATGGTCGATGCCAAAGAATACTCCGGCATGACCTTCCGCAATATCGGCCCTTTCCGCGGTGGACGGGCAGTAGCGGTATGCGGGGTGGTGCAAGATCCCTATACCTTCTATTTTGGCTCTACCGGCGGTGGCGTTTGGAAGACCGAAAATGGTGGCGAAACCTGGAAAAACATCACCGATGGTTACCTCAAGACCGGTTCCATAGGTGCTATTGATGTTTCCCGCTCCGACCCGAATGTTGTTGTGGTCGGGACTGGTGAAGGTCCGGTGCGTGGGGTGATGACCTCGCATGGGGATGGTGTGTATATTTCCACCGACGGAGGTGCCACCTGGGCCAACAGAGGTTTGGATCGCGTACGGCAAATACCCAAAGTCCGCATCCATCCGCAAGACCCTAACATCATCTATGTCGCTGCACAGGGAAGCCCTTATGAGCCGACACCGGACCGGGGTGTCTATCGTACCAAGGATGGTGGGAAGAGCTGGGAGAAAGTCCTCTTTGTCAACGACAGCGCCGGCGTCTGCGACCTGTCGATGGATATGACCAACCCACGGGTGCTGTATGCTGCCTTCTGGCACCACCAGCGGTTACCCTGGAAGATGGTTTCCGGCGGCCAGTACAGCTCGATCTGGAAGACGACAGATGGAGGTGATACCTGGACAAAATTGACCAAAGGATTGCCGAAGTCCATCATGGGTAAGATTGGAGTATCGGTATCCGCGGCAGATCCTCAGCGGGTTTATGCTGTCATCGAATCGGAAGAAGGTGGGCTATACCGTTCTGATGATGCCGGTAACAGCTGGACCCGGATCAACAAAGACCGGATCCTGCAGGCCCGCTCCTGGTATTACATGCATGTGTTTGCCGATCCGCATGATGCCAACCGCGTCGTGGTGCTGAATGCGCCTTACCTGCTTTCGGAAGACGGTGGTAAGACCTTCCGGACTGTCCCGACACCGCATGGCGACAATCACGATCTGTGGGTGCATCCTTTGGACCCGAACATCCAGATCAACTCCAACGACGGCGGCGCCAACATCAGCTATAATCGCGGGCTGACCTGGAGTACCCAGGGCAATCAGCCTACCGCCCAGTTCTACCGCATCAATGCCGATAACCGTTTTCCATATTACGTCTACGGCGGCCAGCAGGATAATACCTCGGTCTGCATACCTTCCCGTAGTGACCGTGGAGGCATCTCGAATGACGAATTTTATCCGGTAGGAGGATGTGAATCGGCCTATTGTGCCTTTGATCCGGACAATCCGCGATTTGTGTATGCCGGATGCTATCAGGGCATCATCTCTGAGACAGATACGGAACTAAAAATTTCCAAAGACATCATGGCCTATCCCTATCTGGGACTGGGTTCAAAGCCTTCTGATGTCAAATACCGATTTAATTGGAACGCCCCAATTCTGGTCTCACAACATGATCCCAAAGTGATCTATCACGGTGGAAATCAGGTCCTGAAATCTTCAGACCGTGGAACCACCTGGAATGAGATCAGCCCGGATCTTACCCGTAATGATCCGAACAAACTGGATTTTGGCGGTGGCCCCATCACCAATGAAGGAGCAGGCGGTGAGGTCTACCAGGCCGTCTATTACCTGGCGGAGTCGCCCTTTGATGCCAACGAGCTTTGGGCCGGCAGCGATGACGGATTGGTCCACATGACCCGAGACGGTGGCCAGAACTGGGCCGATGTGACACCTCCGGGGCTTATGGAGGGGCAAATCAACAGCCTGGAAGTGTCTCCTAATACGCCGGGTAAGGTGTACGTGATCTACAACCGCTACAAGTTCAATGATTTCAAACCACACATCTACATAACCACCGACTTTGGTAAAACCTGGACTGATCATGTTCAGGGTATTGCTCCGGAAGCACATGTACGTGTCGTACGCGAGGACCCGGTGCGCAAAGATCTGTTGTTTGCCGGTACCGAAACCGGAATGTACATCAGTATAAATGGCGGTATGCAGTGGGATTCGTTCCAGCTTAACCTGCCTATCGTGCCCATCACCGACCTGATGATCCATCACGGTGATTTGCTGGTAGCTACCCAGGGCAGGGCTTTCTGGATATTGGATGACCTGACACCATTACGTGAAATGCAACCCAAATCCGCCGGGCAGGTTGCCCTGCTGGCTCCACGTGACCCGATTTTATACGGAGGCCCAAGACGTGAATCACTTACCATGGGTACCAATCCGGACTATGGTTTGGCATTGTATTACCAGGTAAATGAGAAACTGGATTCTTCCGACATCAAGATCCGGATCCTGGATGATCATGGGAAGGTGTTGAATGGCCAACCACTGGGCGACAATAAAAAGTCACTTGACAAAATGCCCGGGTTGCATAAATACGTCTGGGACATGCATGTACAGGATAAGCCTGAAGTGAAAGGTGTCCTCACCCTCGGTGGTAGGGGAGGCCATCTCGTCACTCCGGGAAAATATACCGTGCGCGTCGTCGTTGGAAAAGACAGCATCGACCAAACCTTCATGGTTGATGCGGATCCCCGCCTGGAAATTACCGATCCGGCGGCTTATCAGGAAAAACGGAAACTATTGGATCAGCTGGATGCCGGAGCCCGTGCTCTTAATGACGAAGTGAATACGCTGACTGCGGTCAAGCAACAACTGGAGGACTTTGTTAAACGCCCGGGTCTGGATACCAGCTTAAAAAAAGCTTGTAAAGATGTGATCACCTCGATTGAAGATGTTGACAAGACACTGGTGCAGCGCAAGCAGCAGACGTTCCAGGATGTCATTAATTTCCCCAATCAGCTGGACGCTGAGCTCAAGCACATAGAGGGGTTAATTGAGGATGGATACCTGCCGGTTACCAATGGACAGAAGATGCGGGTCCACGATGTCATGGATAAGTGGGATAAAGCAGAAATGCAAATCAATGAATTATACAAGAAGGTCAGTGATCTGAATCAGATGATCCAGGAGGCCGCAGTTCCGGTCATTCAGGTGGATCGCAAAGGTAAGACCTGA
- a CDS encoding PorP/SprF family type IX secretion system membrane protein, translating to MHKKWLCWILFWAVIPSIKAQQLPQFTFYQDYHAVLNPAVIHHEYFLYDQNAKAGLAYRQQWTRLKGAPSTALMHGHWITRNDGNAHLITGGYLMQDRLGSTRQTSLYGQLGTVFSRDPYYGGISGALSIGMNYLGIDMDDIRANDITEIPLDDLQSQWYPDIGIGVFAQKQLNNDDNIYGGLSIPQFFSFQGYLNVGNREYRGVRRVPHYYATMGYIKYTSETSYIEPSVWVRYVETSGLHVDGMIRAQLSEEFWLGVGFSTEKTFHFQAGLSLGENINSLNNYRFGYAFNQSFSELSSVLGMTHELFMSVAFSTR from the coding sequence ATGCATAAAAAATGGCTTTGCTGGATTCTTTTCTGGGCTGTCATCCCTTCCATCAAGGCACAGCAATTACCTCAATTCACCTTTTACCAGGACTATCACGCAGTCCTAAATCCAGCTGTCATTCATCATGAATATTTTCTCTACGACCAGAATGCCAAGGCAGGTCTTGCTTACCGGCAACAATGGACACGCTTGAAAGGGGCTCCTTCTACGGCTCTGATGCATGGACACTGGATCACCCGCAATGACGGCAATGCCCATTTGATTACCGGCGGCTATCTGATGCAGGACCGGCTGGGCTCCACCCGCCAAACCAGTTTGTATGGCCAATTAGGTACCGTTTTCTCCCGCGATCCCTATTATGGTGGCATATCCGGTGCACTCTCAATCGGCATGAATTACCTGGGGATCGATATGGATGACATCCGGGCGAACGATATCACCGAGATACCGCTGGATGACTTGCAGAGCCAGTGGTACCCGGATATTGGGATCGGGGTATTTGCCCAAAAACAACTAAATAACGACGACAACATCTATGGAGGCCTATCCATCCCTCAGTTCTTTTCATTTCAGGGTTATCTGAACGTGGGCAACCGGGAATACCGTGGTGTCCGCCGTGTACCGCATTATTATGCAACCATGGGCTACATCAAATACACTTCAGAGACTTCTTATATAGAGCCCAGTGTGTGGGTTCGTTATGTAGAAACCTCCGGCTTGCATGTGGATGGAATGATCCGGGCTCAATTGTCCGAAGAATTCTGGCTGGGTGTCGGCTTCTCCACCGAAAAGACCTTTCACTTCCAGGCAGGATTATCCTTAGGGGAAAACATCAACTCCCTAAACAATTACCGGTTCGGCTATGCATTTAATCAAAGCTTCAGCGAACTGTCGAGTGTCCTGGGCATGACCCACGAATTGTTCATGTCAGTTGCTTTTTCTACGCGTTGA
- a CDS encoding nickel-dependent hydrogenase large subunit, with translation MSSRIVVDPITRIEGHLRVEANIEGGKVTDAYSSGTMVRLIERILQGRDPRDAWAFVGRVCGVCTTVHSLASCRAVEDALDIIIPPDAELVRNLMYCAQYMHDHVVHFYHLHAMDWVDVVDALNADPKKTSEIAQSISNWPKSSPGYFSDLQKRVKGFVSTGQLGIFTNGYWGHSAYKLPPEINLIGLAHYLEALEWQKEIVKVHAIFGGKNPHPNYLVGGMACSIGLDDVSVINAERLAYVGQLLEEGKRFIEQVYIPDLMAIAPYYLDWGAIGGGLGNYLVYGDLPTNGYRDESSFKFPSGVILNKDINNLQEVDLREDAQVQEFISRSWYEYSGGDAAGLHPWAGETNLNYTGPKPPYEHLDVDQKYSYLKTPRWRGHAMEVGPLARVLVGYARGREDFKEVVNMALTNLNVPVTALFSTLGRTAARGLESILVAQWAQEFYDALITNIKNGDVRMADTTKFAPKTWPAEAKGVGHTEAPRGALAHWIVIEDQKIKNYQLVVPTTWNASPRDPEGQRSAYESALLDTPVANEEQPLEILRTIHSFDPCMACAVHLYDEEGETVSRIQVVP, from the coding sequence ATGAGTTCTCGAATAGTTGTTGACCCCATTACCCGCATAGAAGGCCATTTGCGGGTTGAAGCGAATATTGAAGGCGGCAAAGTCACCGATGCTTACAGTTCAGGAACCATGGTGCGTCTGATCGAACGGATCCTGCAGGGCCGGGATCCACGGGATGCCTGGGCTTTTGTAGGCAGGGTTTGTGGTGTCTGCACCACGGTACACTCACTGGCATCCTGCCGGGCCGTCGAAGACGCCCTCGATATCATCATTCCACCCGACGCCGAATTGGTGAGGAATCTCATGTATTGCGCACAATACATGCACGACCACGTAGTCCATTTTTACCACTTGCATGCCATGGACTGGGTAGATGTCGTTGATGCCTTAAATGCAGATCCGAAAAAGACCTCGGAAATCGCACAGTCCATTTCCAACTGGCCCAAGAGCTCACCGGGCTATTTTTCCGATTTGCAGAAAAGAGTAAAAGGCTTCGTCTCCACCGGTCAGCTGGGCATTTTCACGAATGGTTACTGGGGGCACTCCGCCTATAAGCTACCTCCGGAGATCAATCTGATTGGTCTTGCTCATTACCTGGAAGCGCTGGAGTGGCAAAAAGAAATCGTCAAAGTGCACGCCATCTTCGGTGGCAAGAACCCACACCCTAATTACCTGGTGGGAGGTATGGCTTGTTCCATTGGCCTGGACGATGTAAGTGTTATCAATGCAGAGCGACTGGCTTATGTCGGTCAGCTTCTGGAAGAAGGCAAACGGTTTATCGAACAGGTGTATATCCCCGACCTGATGGCCATAGCGCCCTATTACCTGGATTGGGGAGCCATCGGAGGTGGACTTGGCAACTATCTCGTATACGGTGATTTACCGACGAATGGCTACCGTGACGAATCCAGTTTTAAATTCCCCAGTGGGGTAATCTTAAATAAAGATATCAACAATCTGCAGGAAGTCGATTTACGGGAAGATGCTCAGGTTCAGGAATTTATCAGCCGTTCGTGGTACGAATACAGCGGCGGCGATGCAGCCGGCCTGCATCCATGGGCCGGTGAAACAAATCTGAATTACACCGGGCCAAAACCACCCTACGAACATCTGGATGTCGATCAGAAATACAGCTATCTGAAAACACCCCGTTGGAGAGGGCACGCCATGGAAGTTGGTCCCCTCGCCCGTGTCCTGGTGGGTTATGCACGCGGTCGTGAAGACTTCAAGGAAGTAGTTAACATGGCACTCACGAACCTTAATGTTCCGGTTACAGCATTGTTCTCGACGCTAGGCCGTACCGCTGCACGTGGTCTCGAGTCCATTCTGGTCGCCCAGTGGGCACAGGAGTTCTATGACGCCCTGATCACAAACATCAAAAACGGTGATGTCCGCATGGCGGATACGACCAAGTTTGCACCGAAGACCTGGCCTGCAGAGGCTAAGGGCGTAGGTCATACCGAAGCACCCAGGGGGGCACTCGCCCACTGGATCGTGATCGAAGATCAAAAGATTAAAAATTATCAGCTGGTGGTACCTACTACCTGGAATGCCTCGCCGAGGGACCCGGAAGGTCAACGTTCAGCATACGAGTCTGCACTGTTGGACACACCGGTTGCTAATGAAGAACAGCCGCTTGAAATATTGCGTACAATTCATTCATTCGACCCCTGTATGGCTTGTGCAGTACACCTTTACGATGAAGAGGGAGAAACAGTAAGCCGCATACAGGTAGTACCTTAA
- a CDS encoding hydrogenase small subunit, whose amino-acid sequence MAPSSTSVKRPTYYEDLRRRGYSRRDFMKFTTMIAAYMGLESTGVAQITEALMTKPRLPVIWLHFQECTCCSESFIRSSHPIVADIILDKISLDYTETLMAASGHQAEASMRKTMEEYPGEYVLCVEGSVPMGADGAYCCIGGKSAIDILQEAAAGAKAIIAWGSCACNGCVQASKPNPTGATPIHKLVKGKPIIKVPGCPPIGEVMAGVLVHVVTFGRIPELDRVGRPKAFYSKRVHDTCYRRPFYDAGLFVESFDDENARKGYCLYKVGCKGPTTYNACGVTKWNNGTSYPIQSGHGCIGCSEENFWDNGPFYRRLSSFPGFGIESTADEIGAIAAGVTATGIAAHAIGTNIMKKKIIQSHVQEGRTSAEELDHE is encoded by the coding sequence ATGGCTCCATCATCAACCAGCGTTAAGCGTCCTACCTACTACGAAGATTTACGAAGAAGAGGTTATTCCCGCCGGGATTTCATGAAGTTCACGACCATGATCGCAGCCTATATGGGCCTTGAATCGACCGGCGTGGCTCAGATCACCGAAGCTTTAATGACCAAACCGAGACTCCCGGTAATCTGGTTGCATTTTCAGGAATGCACCTGTTGCAGTGAGTCATTTATCCGGTCTTCTCACCCGATCGTTGCGGACATCATCCTGGATAAGATCTCCTTGGACTATACGGAAACATTAATGGCAGCCTCCGGTCACCAGGCCGAAGCATCGATGCGCAAAACCATGGAAGAATATCCGGGTGAATATGTACTGTGTGTCGAAGGTTCTGTACCAATGGGTGCTGATGGTGCTTATTGTTGTATCGGAGGAAAATCGGCGATCGATATCCTTCAGGAAGCTGCTGCCGGAGCCAAGGCTATCATTGCCTGGGGCTCCTGCGCCTGCAATGGTTGCGTTCAGGCTTCCAAACCGAATCCTACCGGAGCTACTCCTATTCACAAACTGGTCAAAGGCAAACCCATTATCAAAGTACCTGGTTGTCCGCCTATCGGCGAAGTCATGGCCGGGGTGCTGGTCCACGTGGTGACATTTGGCCGGATTCCTGAATTGGACCGCGTAGGCAGACCCAAAGCATTTTATAGCAAGCGGGTACACGACACCTGCTACCGCCGTCCATTCTACGATGCAGGGTTGTTCGTTGAAAGTTTTGATGATGAGAATGCCCGCAAAGGGTATTGCCTTTATAAAGTGGGATGTAAGGGACCAACGACCTACAACGCCTGTGGAGTGACCAAGTGGAACAATGGTACCAGTTATCCCATTCAATCCGGTCACGGCTGCATTGGTTGCAGTGAAGAGAATTTCTGGGATAATGGCCCATTCTACCGCAGGCTTTCCAGTTTCCCGGGTTTCGGTATCGAAAGCACCGCCGATGAGATCGGAGCCATTGCAGCCGGTGTTACCGCAACAGGTATTGCGGCACATGCCATCGGTACCAACATTATGAAGAAAAAAATCATTCAGAGTCACGTTCAGGAAGGCCGTACCAGCGCGGAAGAATTAGATCATGAATGA